The Kiloniellales bacterium nucleotide sequence AGATTCGCTGAATCAGTTCAGATTTCGTCATGCCCCCCTCCCACGGGGAACGCCCCCGGCACAAGCGGTCGTGAAGTGCACCTAGGTTTTTCAGGCGGATTTCTTGGGTGCCTTCTGACCGAGTCCCTTCAAGCTGCCAGAGCCTTTCCTCGACGTCAAGGATAAGCCGTTCAGATAGCGACGTTTTTTAGAATCTTCCTGGACAAGTGCAAAAAAAGAAAAGGCCCGGCAGCGCGGGGCTGCCGGGCTTGATTTCTCACGGGCGAGCCGTCGGCTCGCCCGGGCTCGGCTCAGTCCTTGGATTCGGCCTGCTTTGCTTCGGCCTCGTCCGTCGCTTCGTCTTCGGCGTCGTCCTTTGCCTTGGCTTTGGGCTTTGCCTTGGCGTCTTCAGCCGGCGCATCTGCGGCCTCCTCGGCGTCCGCTTCGGCGGCCTCGGCCGCGTCTTCCTTCTTTGCTTTGGCCTTCTTGGCCGGCTTGGCCGGCTCGGCTTCCTCGGACTTGGTCTTCTGCTGGGCCTTGGAGATTGCGGCACCCAGGATGTCGCCGAGGGTCGCGCCGGACTCCGCGGAGCCGTACTCGGCCATGACCTGCTTCTCTTCCTCGACCTCGCGCTGCTTGATCGAGAGAGTGACCTTGCGGGTCTTCTTGTCGATGGTAGTCACCTTGGCGTCGACCTTCTCGCCGACTGCAAAGCGGTCGGGCCGCTGCTCGCTGCGGTCGCGCGAAAGCTCGGCCTTGCGGATGAAGCCGACCAGACCGTCGGACAGGGTGACCTCGATGCCGTTGTCCTGGACGCGGCTGACCGTGCCGGTCACGATCGCGCCGCGGCGCAGGCCGTCGGCCCCGGCTTGGAAGGGATCCTCGGCCAGCTGCTTGATGCCGAGGCTGATCCGCTCCTTCTCGGTGTCGACGTCCAGCACCTTGCAGCGCACGGTGTCGCCCTTCTTGTAGTCCTTGACCGCCTCGTCGCCCGAGCGCGACCAGTCCAGGTCCGAAAGGTGGACCATGCCGTCGATCTCGCCGGGCAGGCCGACGAAGAGGCCGAACTCGGTGATGTTGCGGATCTCGCCCTCGAGCTCGGTGCCGACCGGATGGCTCTCGGCGAAGTCCTGCCAGGGATTGGACAGGCACTGCTTGAGGCCGAGGCTGATGCGGCGCTTCTGCTCGTCGACGTCCAGGACCATGACCTCGACCTCCTGGCTGGTCGAGACGATCTTGCCGGGGTGCACGTTCTTCTTGGTCCAGCTCATCTCCGAGACGTGGACCAGGCCCTCGATACCGGCCTCCAGCTCCACGAAAGCGCCGTAGTCGGTGATGTTGGTGACCCGGCCGGTGAACTTGGTGCCGATCGGGTACTTGGCGCCGACGCCTTCCCAGGGATCGGCCTCGAGCTGCTTCATGCCGAGGCTGATGCGCTGGGTCTCCGGGTTGAAGCGGATGACCTGGACGTCGACGTTCTGGCCGATCGACAGCGCCTCTGTCGGATGGTTGATTCGCTTCCAGGAGATGTCGGTGACGTGGAGCAGGCCGTCGACGCCGCCGAGGTCCACGAAGGCGCCGTAGTCGGTGATGTTCTTGACCACGCCCTGCAGGACCTGGCCTTCCTTCAGGTTGGCGACCAGCTCCGAGCGCTGCTCGGCGCGGGTCTCCTCCAGGACGGCCCGGCGCGAGACCACGATGTTGCCGCGCGAGCGGTCCATCTTGAGGATCTGGAAGGGCTGCGGCGTGCCCATCAGGGGCGTGACGTCGCGCACCGGGCGGATGTCGACCTGGCTGCCGGGCAGGAAGGCCACGGCGCCCGAAAGGTCGACGGTGAAGCCGCCCTTGACCCGGCCGAAAATGACCCCCGAGACCCGCTCGTTGGCCTGGAAGGCCTTCTCGAGCTGGGTCCAGGCCTCTTCGCGCTTGGCCTTCTCGCGCGACAGCATGGCCTCGCCGTGCTTGTTCTCGATGCGCTCGAGGTAGACCTCGACGTCGTCGCCGACCTTCATCTCGGGAATCTGCCCGGCCTGGGCGAACTCCTTCAGGGCGACCCGGCCTTCGGACTTGAGGCCGACGTCGACCACGGCGGTGTCGCCCTCGATGGCGACGATCTGGCCCTTGAGGACGGTGCCCTCCAGGCTGTCGACGTCGCCCAGGGATTCCTCCAGCAGGGCGGCAAAGTTCTCTTTTTTCGGGGCGCTATCGGCGGCGGTCTCGGTGGCTTGAGCCATGGATGTCATTCCTTTGCTTGAGTGTACGGGCCTGCCGGTTGACTCCGGCGGTCTTCCCGGTCCTCCGGGCTTCGTTGTCGGCCTTGCGGGTCAGTCCCTGCGCCCTCGCGCGGCGACGATGTCCATCGCGGCCGCCAGGGCCGCTTCGCTGTCCAACTCCGTCGTATCCAGGACGATGGCATCCTCGGCCGCTCGAAGCGGCGCCACGGCCCGCTGGCTGTCGCGGGCATCGCGGGTCTGCAAATCCTGCAAGACGCGGGCGTATATAGACTCCTCGCCGCGTTCCCGCAACTCCTTGTGTCGGCGCCGGGCCCGCTCCTCGGTGCTGGCGGTGACGAAGAGCTTGAGGTCGGCCTCGGGGCAGACCACGGTGCCGATGTCGCGGCCGTCCAGCACCGCCCCCGGGGCGCCGGCCGGCGGATTCTCGGCGAAATTGCGCTGGAAGGCCAGCAGGGCGGTCCTCACCTCCGGAATCGCCGCCACCCTCGAGGCCAGGTGGCTGATCCGCTCGTCGCGCAGCCCGGGGCGCGCCAGGTCGGCCGGGGTCAGCGCCTCGGCGGCGCGTCGGGCCGCGGCGGCGAAGCCGGGATCGTCCTCCGCCAGGTCGATCGCGGCGGCTACGGCCCGATAAATCATGCCAGAATCCAGGTGGGCGAAGCCGAGGCGGGCGGCCAGGGCCCGGGCCAGGGTCCCCTTGCCGGCCGCCGAGGGACCGTCGACCGCGATGATCATGGCGCGGCCTCCTCCAGGCGCGCGCCGAGACCCGCCATCAAGGACGCGAAGCCCGGAAAGCTGGTATCGATGGGCCGGCCGTCGTCGATGATGACCGGCCGTTCGGCGGCGAGGCCGAGGACCAGGAAGCTCATGGCGATGCGGTGGTCCAGGCGGGTCGCGATCGGCGCGGGATTGCCGCCGGGCACCCGGCCGCCGCGGCCTTTGACAACCAGGCGGTCCGCGCCCTCCTCGACCTCGACGCCGCAGGCCGCAAGGCCCGCGGCCATGCTGGCCAGGCGGTCGCTCTCCTTGACCCTCAGCTCGCCCAGGCCCTCCATCACCGTCGCGCCTTCGGCACAGGCCGCGGCCACCGCCAGGATGGGATACTCGTCGATCATCCGCGGCGCCCGCGCGGCCGGCACGCTCACGCCGGACAGGCTAGAGGCGCGGACCACCAGGTCGGCGACCGGCTCGCCGCCGAGCTCGCGCCGGTTCTCCTCGCGGATCTCGGCACCCATCTCGCGCAGGGTCTCGTAAAGCCCGCTGCGCAGGAGGTTCAGGCCGACTCCCTCGATCGTCACCTCGGCGCCGGGCAGCAGCAGTGCGGCGACCGCCGGAAAGGCGGCCGAGGAGGGATCGCCCGGCACCTGCAGCTCTGCCGCCTGCAGCTCCGGCTGGCCGGTCAGGCGGATCTCTCGAACCTCGGCGTCATCCTCTTGCCGATCCTCGACCGCGACCTCGGCGCCGAAGTGGCGCAGCATGCGCTCGCTGTGGTCCCGGGTCGGCGCGGGCTCGATCACCGAGGTCTGGCCCGGGGCGGTGAGACCGGCGAGCAGCACCGCCGACTTGACCTGCGCCGAGGCGACCGGCAGGCGGTAGCGGATCGGCAGCGGCTCGGCGCTGCCGGTAAGGGTCAGGGGCAGACGGCAGCCCTCGCGCGCGGTGATCATGGCGCCCATCTGCTGCAGGGGCGCCGCGACCCGCCGCATGGGCCGACTGCGCAGCGAGGCGTCGCCGGTCAGGACCGCGGTCAAGGGATGACCGGCCAGGATGCCCATCATCAGACGGGCGCCGGTCCCCGAGTTGCCCAGGTCCAGCACGTCTTCCGGTGCGACCAGGCCTCCGAGGCCGCGGCCCCAGACCCGCCAGAGACCGTCGTCGTCGCGCCCCACCTCGGCGCCCAACCGGCCGAGCGCACGGGCGGTCGCGAGCACGTCCTCGGCCTCCAGCAGGCCGGCGATGCGGGTCTCGCCGACCGCGAGGGCGCCCAGCATCAGGGCGCGATGCGAGATCGACTTGTCCCCCGGCACGCGGATGCGGCCGAGCAGGCCCTCGCAGGGATGTGCGGTGATGGCAACCAAGGCTTCGGAATCACGCTTTCTGGGCTTAACCGCCACAGCTGTACCACAGGACGTCGGCGCGGCAAGGGGGCGCTGGAAACGGCGCCGATTTACCTTTGACAGCGCACCGCGATCATGGCAATTGGCGGCCGCACGCCGTGCCGGAACGACGACGCCGGGACTACCAGCGGAGGGACACGTGGCCAAGCCCGAATGGGGAACGAAGCGGATCTGCCAGGCCTGTGGTGCCAAGTTCTACGACCTGCGCCGCTCGCCGATCGTCTGTCCCGCCTGCGGGGTCGAGTTCGATCCCGAGGCCCTGCTGCGTTCGCGCCGGTCACGCGCGCCGGGTGCTAAGGAGGACGAGGCCAAGAAGGCGGCTGCCAAGAAACCGGCCGTCGAAGAGGCAGCGCCCGACAAGGACGAGGAGGCTTTCGACGCCGATCTGGAAGACGAGGAGTTGGACGACACCGAAGATCTGCCGGACGAGGATGGCGACGACGCCCTGATCGAGGACGCCTCGGAACTCGGCGAGGACGAGGAAGACCTCTCCGACGTCAAGGTCAAGGACGGCGACGGCGAAGAGCGCTGAGCGCCTCCAAGCGGTCCGGCCCCATTTTGCTCTTGTCAGGGCCGCCCGCCGGTCCTAGGTTCCGCTCGTTTTCCCAGGTGCGGGCCCGGCCGCTGCGCGGCGCCTTCGCACCTCCGGGGCCGTAGCTCAGTTGGGAGAGCGCTACAATGGCATTGTAGAGGTCAGGGGTTCGACTCCCCTCGGCTCCACCAGTTACTTCAAGGGCCTGGTCGCTGCGCTGGCGACCAGGCCCTTAAAGTTTTTGAACCTAACCTGAACGCAAAAGCTTGAAGTAGGGATCGACCTCCCGGCTTAGGCGCGCAAGTCGTCCGGGGAGTAGGCGGGCAAGATCCTCGGCATCTTCGGCGCGCTTCTCGAACCGGCGGCTATTGGCAAGTCCCGCTCCGCTTTCTCGTCGACTATGGGGCACTGGCCCTGGCGGTGGCCCTGTGTCGTCGTCGGAGCAGCACTCAGTTCAAGCGGCCTGCTCGCGAACCTTCGGCGCGGCCGCGGCGATCGTCCCGCCATGCACCGGGGCGGCCCGCAGCTCTAGCAGATCCCCTGCTGCGGAGACCGGTGCCTCACGCCGTGATGGCGTTGAGCCTCCCCTAACTCACCCCGGCGTGGGCCGCCTTCCCCCTTTCCCCTTTGGTCCACGCCGGGGCTTTGTTACAAGGCCGGGTCACGTCGCTCTCGCCGTCGGCCTCGAGCCACGGAACCGGCGCCGCAACCTCGTCGAGTGGACTCGCCGGGAGGCTGCTCTATCTATATGGAATAGATCAAATTATCTGCGCTCAATTGATTCCAATTGAGCGCAGTTTGATCTAGACAGGGCTATGTTCGAAGGCTTCGAGCGATTCGACCTGCCCGGCGAGGGGGCGACGATCCACGGCGTGACGGGCGGCGCCGGCCCACCGCTGCTCCTGCTGCACGGCAATCCCCAGACCCATGCGATGTGGCACAAGGTGGCGCCGCGCCTCGCCGCGGACTTCACCGTGGTGGCCTGCGACCTGCGTGGCTACGGGCGCTCCTCGAAGCCGCCCAGCGACCCGGAGCATGCGGCCTATTCCAAGCGGGCCATGGCGGCCGACTTGGTGCGGGTCATGGAGCGGCTGGGCCACGGGCGCTTCCTGGTCGGGGCGCACGATCGCGGCGCCCGGGTCGCGCACCGCATGGCCCTGGACTGGCCGGAGCGGGTCGTGCGCCTGGCGCTTCTGGACATCGCGCCGACCCGCGAGATGTATCGCGAAACCACCGATCGCTTCGCGCGCGACTACTGGCACTGGTTCTTCATGATCCAGAAGGCACCCCTGCCCGAGCGGATGATGGCCGCCGACCCCGAGGCCTTCTGGCTGTGGAAGTGCGGAGGCGGCTCGGCCGGCCTGACGCCCTTCACCGAAGCGGCGCTCGACGATTATCTCACCGCCTTCCGCGATCCGCGCACCATCGAGGCGAGCTGCGAGGACTATCGGGCCGCGGCCACGATCGATATCCGCCACGACGACGCGGACCAGGGCCGCAAGGTCGACTGTCCGCTGCTGGCACTCTGGGGCGCCCAAGGCGCGGTGGCGCGCAACTTCGACGTCCTGGCGCTCTGGCGGGAGCGGGCCGCCCGGGTGACCGGTTGGCCCTTGCCCGGCGGCCACTATCTCGCGGAGGAATGCCCCGACGAGGTCTACGCCGCCTTTTTCGAGTTCTTCAGCCAAGCGGGATAGCGGCGCGTTGCTAGAGCACGATGATATGAGGTTGAAGCAACCTCATATCTGAATCGTGCTCTAAACTGTTGAAGTAGAGCGAGATTCAGACATGAAGCCGGATTGGTTTAATGTCATCCCGCTCTAGCCCGTCCGCCGTTCCGCGAGCGGCGGCAGGTGCAGCTCGTGGAGCGCCAGGGCGGCGGCGCCCCAGGCCCAGACCTCGTCGCCCCAGCGGTTGACCCGGATCGGCGTCTTGTCGCGGTGGACCGAGAGCACGTTGTCCCGCGCCGCCTGCAGCATCGCCGCCTCGTAGAACTCGTGGAGCTGCATGCGCTCGCCGGAGAGGATGACCAGGGCCGGATCGAAGAGGTTGATCAGGTTTGCAAGGCCCAGGCCGAGCATCTCGCCCGCCCGCTCGTGAATCCGGCGCACCTCGGGGTCCCCGGCACGGGCCATCTCGGCCAGGCGGTCCAGGCCGCGCTGAACCTCGAAGGGGTCGTCCAGGTCGCCCAGGGACAGCAGGCCCCCGGCCTCGCGCAGGATCGCAAAGTCGGCGACGTAGGCCTCCAGGCAGCCGCGCTGGCCACAGCGGCAGAGCGCCCCGCCGCGCTCGATCTTGGTGTGGCCGAACTCCGAGCCGAAGCCCTTGGAGCCGCGGTAGAGCTGCCCGCCGACCACGGCGCCCATGCCGACGCCGTGCTCGACCGTCACCACGATGAAGTCGTCGTGGCCCCGGCCGGCGCCGCGCCAGAGCTCGGCATAGGTCGCAAGGTTGGCGTCGTTGTCGACGAAGACGGGACGGCCGAGGCGCTCGGTCATCAGGGCGCGCAGGGCGACCGGCCCCTCGCCGAAGACCGGGCTCCAGTGGCAGATCCCAGCCGAGAAGTCGATGAAGCCAGGGACCCCCAGTCCGATGCCGGCGATCTCCGCCAGCGTCAGACCCGCGCCGGCGCAGGCCTGGCGCAGGGCGTCCTCGACCAGGTCGGCGACGACCTCCGGCGGCTGGCGGTTGGCGCGGACGGGGACCATGGTGCTGCGCACCAGGTTGCCGGCGAAGTCCGCGACCCAGACCGAGACCTGGTGCATGGCGATCTTGACCCCGGCGACGTGGCAGGCGCTCGGGTTGAGCCGCAGCAGGACACGGGGCCGGCCGCGGACGGAAAGTGCGGTCGCCTCCGGCCTTGGCCGCTCGTCCTCCTGGGCGATCTCGATCAGCCCGGCGTCGAGCAGCTCGCCGGTCACCGCAGTCACGGTCGCCGGGCTGAGGGCGGTCGCCGCGGCGATGTCGACCCGGGCGACCGTGCCGCGCCGGCGGATCTCGGTCAGCACCCGGTGCCGGTTGATCCGGCGGATCAGGTCGCCGTCGGCGGCGGTCTTCATCGGCCTGGGCGCGGCGGAATCATGCCAGGCCGCCGTCGACGATGAACTCCTGGCTGCTGCAGGCGGAGGAGACCTCCGAGGCCAGAAAGAGGACCATCTGCGCCACGTCGCGCCCGACCAGGCGGCGGTGCAGGCATTGCTCGGCCAGGATCCGCCGCTCGTCCTCGGGGCTGATCCAGAGGCGCAGCTGCCTCTCGGTCAGGATGCAGCCCGGGACGATCGAGTTGACCCGGATGCCGTGGTCGCCGAACTCCCGGGCCAGGCTGCGGGTCAGGCCGCGCACCGCCGACTTGCAGGTCGAATAGACCGTCAGGTCGCGGACCCTCAAGGTCGGCGCCACGGAGCCGAAGTTGATGACCGAGCCGCGGCCGCGGGCCTTCATCAGGCCGAAGGCGTGCCGGGCGGCGACGAACTGATGGCGCAGGTTGACCGCTACGCAGCGCTCCCAGAAGGCCGGGTCGACCTCGGCCACCTCGTGGCGCCGGTCGTTGGCGGCGTTGTTGACCAGGACCGTCAGGCCTTCGCCTTGGGACTCCGCGGCGTCGATGGCGGCGCAGAGGGCTGCGTCGTCGGTGACGTCGGCGGCGATGAAGCGCGGCCGTGTTCCGGTCTCGGTCGCCAGCCGCGCGCTCAGGGCCTCGCCGGCCTCGGCGTCCAGGTCGACGAAGACCGTCGCCGCGCCCTGGCGGCAGAAGCCCTCGACGATGTCGGCGCCGATCCCTGTCGCGCCGCCGGAGACGAAGACGGCGGCCCCCTCCAGGTCGGCGTAGCGCGCGGTGTCCAGTTCGCTCATGTCTCGCGGTCTCCCCGTTCCGGCTCTCAGCGCTCGAAGTCGATGCGCTCGCCGGCGACGACCCGGCGCCAGTCCGAGCTTTGACCGTCCGGCCAGGTCACCCGGACCTCGGCTTCCCGGGCGCTGCCGAGCCCGAAGTGCAGCGGCAGGCAGGCGCCGCTCGCATGGCCGCCGCCGACGGCCCGGCGCCGGCTGACCAGTCGGCCGTCGATGCGCGCCTCGACCAGGGCGCCGACGGCGAAGGCGTTGACGCCTCTCTGGCGGACCTCGACCTCGATCCAGCCGGCGGTCCCCGTCGAGACGTTGTGCAGCACCGTCGCCGGCTGGTCGCGGTTGACGGTGACCAGGTCGAGCCGGCCGTCGCCGTCGAGGTCGGCCGCGACGCCGCCGCGCCCGCGCCGGTCCAGGGCGATTCCCGCCGGGCCGCCGGCTTCGGTGAAGGCTTGCCCCGGCGTGCCCAGCAGCAGGGAGTCCGGGTCGAAGGCGGCGAACTCCGGCATGGCGTCGACGTTGCCCTTGACGATCCAGAGGTCGTCGGTGCCGTCGTTGTTGAAATCCGCGAAGTCGGCATGCCAGGAGGTCGAAGGCCGGCGGTCGCCGCCGCTGTGCGGGCGCTGGGCCATGGTGCCCAGCTCCAGCGCCCGATTCTCGAACTCGGGACGGCCGCCGGTCGGGTCGCGCAGCGCCTGGAGGTGGTTGTCCGCCATGTTGGTGACGGCGACCTCGGGCCGGCCGTCGCCGTCCAGGTCGCTGGCAGCCAGGCCCATGCCCCAGATCACCGGGCCGCTCCAGCCCTCGGCGGCGGTCAGGGACCGCGGTCCCTCGGGCTCGAGCCGGAAGAGCTGCTCGGAGAGCCCGCGATCGTAGTACTGCCGGTCGTTGGCCAGGCGCAGGTCCGGTCGGCCGCTGCCGGCCCAGTCGAGGAAGAGAGCCGAGAGGGTGCAGGCGGTGGGCTCCAGCGGCTGCGGCGGCCCGTAGCGCTTTCGGCCGGGCAGCGGTCGGAGGATGTATGACGGGTCGCAGTTGCCGGTCTTGGCCAGGGGCCGGCTGCGGTCGACGTAGTTGCCGACCGCCAGGGTCGGCAGCGCCGCCCCGAGCTCCCAGTGGGCGGCGAAGGCGGTGGTCCAGTCGGCCCGCGCCGGCAGGCCGAAGGCAGCACCGGCCTCCTCGAAGCGGCAGTCGCCCAGGCCGCGCAGCAGGAGGTTGCGCCCGAAGCGCAGCAGAAAGACGTCCATGACGCCGTCGGAGTCCAGGTCCAGGGGGTAGGCGCCGGTCACGCGGCGCGCGGATTCGGCGTCGAGGCCCGGCGCCTCGGACGCGGCCTCGAAGGCGACGGCGCCCTCCGCCGCGCTGCGATTCAGGTAGAGCCGGGCCGGATGGGCGCCGCCGGCGAGCAGCAGCTCGGGCCGCCCGTCGCCGTTGCAGTCGAAGGCGGCCGCGCCGCCGCCGACCATGAAATCGGAATCGCCGCCGTAGACGTGGTCCAGCCCGGACTTGGCGGTCACGTCGCGGAAGCGCGGGATCTCAGGCGTTTCCGACGTCGCGCAGGCGCCGGCCAGCCCGAGGAGCAACAGCACGGCGCCCGATTTAATTCCGAGCCTGAAGTTAATCTCTCGCACGCCCAGCTCCCCTTCTCCTCGCCGCCCCGACCTTCCGACCGGAACGCTACAAACTAGGCCGGCCGGACCGCGCACTGTCGATCCCGGAGACAGTATCGCCCAGCTTTGGCGGCTTGTGGAGTCAAAATAAATTTGACAATCGAATTTAATTGGTCGACCTTATGGTGGTTTTCGCAAGGGACCACTCAACGAATAAGAAAGCGATCTAGGGAGGAAGTCATGAAGGCCGTGCTCAAGCTCATCGCGCTCGCCGCCCTGGCCCTCGGCGGCCTGACGCCGGCCCAGGCCCAGGAGCTCATCGTCGGCGTCAGCTGGTCGAATTTCCAGGAAGAGCGCTGGAAGACCGACGAGGCGGCGATCAAGGCCGCCCTCGAGGCCGCAGGCGCGACCTACATCTCCGCCGACGCACAGAGCTCCTCCGCCAAGCAGCTCTCCGACGTCGAGAGCCTGATCGCCCGCAATGCCAATGCGCTGATCATTCTGGCCCAGGACGCCGATGCCATCACCCCGGCCGTGGTGGCCGCCGCCAACGAGGGCATCCCGGTGGTCGGCTACGACCGCCTGATCGAGCATCCCGACGCCTTCTACCTGACCTTCGACAACGTCGAGGTCGGTCGCATGCAGGCCCGTGCGGTGCTCGAGGCGCAGCCCAAGGGCAACTACGTATTCATCAAGGGCTCGCCGACCGATCCCAACGCCGACTTCCTGCACGGCGGACAGCTCGAGGTCCTGAAGTCGGCCGTCGACTCCGGCGACATCAAGGTCGTCGGCGAGCAGTACACCGACGGCTGGCTGCCGGCCAACGCCCAGCGCAACATGGAGCAGATCCTGACCGCCAACGACAACAAGGTCGACGCGGTGGTCGCTTCCAACGACGGCACCGCTGGCGGCGTGGTCGCGGCCCTGACCGCCCAGGGCATGGAAGGCATCCCGGTCTCCGGCCAGGACGGCGACCACGCGGCGCTCAATAGGGTCGCGCTCGGCACTCAGACCGTCTCGGTCTGGAAGGACGCCCGGGACCTCGGCAAGGCCGCCGGCGAGATCGCCGTGGCCCTGGCGAAGGGCGCCAAGATGTCCGAGATCGAGGGCGGAGAACTCTGGACCAGCCCGGGCGGCAAGAAGCTCAACTCCCGCTTCCTCGAGCCGGTGCCGATCACCCGCGACAATCTCAAGGTCGTCATCGATGCCGGCTGGGTGCCGCAGGAGGTGGTCTGCAAGGGCGTCGCCCCCGGCAGCGTCCCGGCCTGCAAGTGAGCCGCCTCGCCTAGAGCGACGGCCTCTGGGAGTCCTCCCCCGCTAGGGGGAGAACGGGGGAACCTGCCGATGTCGGCGCGATCGCAAAGCCCCGAACGTCAATCCGAATTCTCGGCCCGGACCTCCTCGGGACCGGCCGCGGGGAGGGCCGG carries:
- the rpsA gene encoding 30S ribosomal protein S1; the protein is MAQATETAADSAPKKENFAALLEESLGDVDSLEGTVLKGQIVAIEGDTAVVDVGLKSEGRVALKEFAQAGQIPEMKVGDDVEVYLERIENKHGEAMLSREKAKREEAWTQLEKAFQANERVSGVIFGRVKGGFTVDLSGAVAFLPGSQVDIRPVRDVTPLMGTPQPFQILKMDRSRGNIVVSRRAVLEETRAEQRSELVANLKEGQVLQGVVKNITDYGAFVDLGGVDGLLHVTDISWKRINHPTEALSIGQNVDVQVIRFNPETQRISLGMKQLEADPWEGVGAKYPIGTKFTGRVTNITDYGAFVELEAGIEGLVHVSEMSWTKKNVHPGKIVSTSQEVEVMVLDVDEQKRRISLGLKQCLSNPWQDFAESHPVGTELEGEIRNITEFGLFVGLPGEIDGMVHLSDLDWSRSGDEAVKDYKKGDTVRCKVLDVDTEKERISLGIKQLAEDPFQAGADGLRRGAIVTGTVSRVQDNGIEVTLSDGLVGFIRKAELSRDRSEQRPDRFAVGEKVDAKVTTIDKKTRKVTLSIKQREVEEEKQVMAEYGSAESGATLGDILGAAISKAQQKTKSEEAEPAKPAKKAKAKKEDAAEAAEADAEEAADAPAEDAKAKPKAKAKDDAEDEATDEAEAKQAESKD
- the cmk gene encoding (d)CMP kinase codes for the protein MIIAVDGPSAAGKGTLARALAARLGFAHLDSGMIYRAVAAAIDLAEDDPGFAAAARRAAEALTPADLARPGLRDERISHLASRVAAIPEVRTALLAFQRNFAENPPAGAPGAVLDGRDIGTVVCPEADLKLFVTASTEERARRRHKELRERGEESIYARVLQDLQTRDARDSQRAVAPLRAAEDAIVLDTTELDSEAALAAAMDIVAARGRRD
- the aroA gene encoding 3-phosphoshikimate 1-carboxyvinyltransferase; translated protein: MVAITAHPCEGLLGRIRVPGDKSISHRALMLGALAVGETRIAGLLEAEDVLATARALGRLGAEVGRDDDGLWRVWGRGLGGLVAPEDVLDLGNSGTGARLMMGILAGHPLTAVLTGDASLRSRPMRRVAAPLQQMGAMITAREGCRLPLTLTGSAEPLPIRYRLPVASAQVKSAVLLAGLTAPGQTSVIEPAPTRDHSERMLRHFGAEVAVEDRQEDDAEVREIRLTGQPELQAAELQVPGDPSSAAFPAVAALLLPGAEVTIEGVGLNLLRSGLYETLREMGAEIREENRRELGGEPVADLVVRASSLSGVSVPAARAPRMIDEYPILAVAAACAEGATVMEGLGELRVKESDRLASMAAGLAACGVEVEEGADRLVVKGRGGRVPGGNPAPIATRLDHRIAMSFLVLGLAAERPVIIDDGRPIDTSFPGFASLMAGLGARLEEAAP
- a CDS encoding TIGR02300 family protein is translated as MAKPEWGTKRICQACGAKFYDLRRSPIVCPACGVEFDPEALLRSRRSRAPGAKEDEAKKAAAKKPAVEEAAPDKDEEAFDADLEDEELDDTEDLPDEDGDDALIEDASELGEDEEDLSDVKVKDGDGEER
- a CDS encoding alpha/beta hydrolase, producing the protein MFEGFERFDLPGEGATIHGVTGGAGPPLLLLHGNPQTHAMWHKVAPRLAADFTVVACDLRGYGRSSKPPSDPEHAAYSKRAMAADLVRVMERLGHGRFLVGAHDRGARVAHRMALDWPERVVRLALLDIAPTREMYRETTDRFARDYWHWFFMIQKAPLPERMMAADPEAFWLWKCGGGSAGLTPFTEAALDDYLTAFRDPRTIEASCEDYRAAATIDIRHDDADQGRKVDCPLLALWGAQGAVARNFDVLALWRERAARVTGWPLPGGHYLAEECPDEVYAAFFEFFSQAG
- a CDS encoding ROK family transcriptional regulator → MKTAADGDLIRRINRHRVLTEIRRRGTVARVDIAAATALSPATVTAVTGELLDAGLIEIAQEDERPRPEATALSVRGRPRVLLRLNPSACHVAGVKIAMHQVSVWVADFAGNLVRSTMVPVRANRQPPEVVADLVEDALRQACAGAGLTLAEIAGIGLGVPGFIDFSAGICHWSPVFGEGPVALRALMTERLGRPVFVDNDANLATYAELWRGAGRGHDDFIVVTVEHGVGMGAVVGGQLYRGSKGFGSEFGHTKIERGGALCRCGQRGCLEAYVADFAILREAGGLLSLGDLDDPFEVQRGLDRLAEMARAGDPEVRRIHERAGEMLGLGLANLINLFDPALVILSGERMQLHEFYEAAMLQAARDNVLSVHRDKTPIRVNRWGDEVWAWGAAALALHELHLPPLAERRTG
- a CDS encoding SDR family oxidoreductase, which gives rise to MSELDTARYADLEGAAVFVSGGATGIGADIVEGFCRQGAATVFVDLDAEAGEALSARLATETGTRPRFIAADVTDDAALCAAIDAAESQGEGLTVLVNNAANDRRHEVAEVDPAFWERCVAVNLRHQFVAARHAFGLMKARGRGSVINFGSVAPTLRVRDLTVYSTCKSAVRGLTRSLAREFGDHGIRVNSIVPGCILTERQLRLWISPEDERRILAEQCLHRRLVGRDVAQMVLFLASEVSSACSSQEFIVDGGLA
- a CDS encoding CRTAC1 family protein — its product is MREINFRLGIKSGAVLLLLGLAGACATSETPEIPRFRDVTAKSGLDHVYGGDSDFMVGGGAAAFDCNGDGRPELLLAGGAHPARLYLNRSAAEGAVAFEAASEAPGLDAESARRVTGAYPLDLDSDGVMDVFLLRFGRNLLLRGLGDCRFEEAGAAFGLPARADWTTAFAAHWELGAALPTLAVGNYVDRSRPLAKTGNCDPSYILRPLPGRKRYGPPQPLEPTACTLSALFLDWAGSGRPDLRLANDRQYYDRGLSEQLFRLEPEGPRSLTAAEGWSGPVIWGMGLAASDLDGDGRPEVAVTNMADNHLQALRDPTGGRPEFENRALELGTMAQRPHSGGDRRPSTSWHADFADFNNDGTDDLWIVKGNVDAMPEFAAFDPDSLLLGTPGQAFTEAGGPAGIALDRRGRGGVAADLDGDGRLDLVTVNRDQPATVLHNVSTGTAGWIEVEVRQRGVNAFAVGALVEARIDGRLVSRRRAVGGGHASGACLPLHFGLGSAREAEVRVTWPDGQSSDWRRVVAGERIDFER
- the xylF gene encoding D-xylose ABC transporter substrate-binding protein, encoding MKAVLKLIALAALALGGLTPAQAQELIVGVSWSNFQEERWKTDEAAIKAALEAAGATYISADAQSSSAKQLSDVESLIARNANALIILAQDADAITPAVVAAANEGIPVVGYDRLIEHPDAFYLTFDNVEVGRMQARAVLEAQPKGNYVFIKGSPTDPNADFLHGGQLEVLKSAVDSGDIKVVGEQYTDGWLPANAQRNMEQILTANDNKVDAVVASNDGTAGGVVAALTAQGMEGIPVSGQDGDHAALNRVALGTQTVSVWKDARDLGKAAGEIAVALAKGAKMSEIEGGELWTSPGGKKLNSRFLEPVPITRDNLKVVIDAGWVPQEVVCKGVAPGSVPACK